The following proteins are encoded in a genomic region of Musa acuminata AAA Group cultivar baxijiao chromosome BXJ2-11, Cavendish_Baxijiao_AAA, whole genome shotgun sequence:
- the LOC103971571 gene encoding uncharacterized protein At1g08160-like: MHGGNQANHSHHQQERRVPRVHRPSEFLTRPQPTHPAFWLVGACCTLLWVAIILAGLAILIVYLVVRPKGPQLEISSANLNGAILDGGGLLNADLSVLANFSNPNQKVDLRFGQVQLDLYFRSVLIATQGLGPFRERRREAVLRYVRMVSSSVALPADAAEAWRAGEIGNRHAMKVVASFRTRSDIGGWLHYTFRTRRHCNIVVGAPPAGVLLASSCTSKH, translated from the coding sequence atgCATGGCGGAAACCAAGCAAACCACTCGCATCACCAACAGGAACGGCGGGTGCCTCGGGTTCATCGGCCTTCCGAGTTCCTCACCCGGCCGCAACCGACGCACCCAGCCTTTTGGCTCGTAGGCGCATGCTGCACGCTGCTGTGGGTCGCTATCATCCTCGCCGGCCTCGCCATCCTCATCGTGTACCTCGTCGTCAGGCCCAAGGGCCCCCAACTCGAGATCTCCAGCGCCAACCTCAACGGCGCCATCCTCGACGGCGGCGGCCTCCTCAACGCCGACCTCTCCGTCCTCGCCAACTTCTCCAACCCCAACCAGAAGGTGGACTTGAGATTCGGCCAGGTGCAGCTGGACCTGTACTTCCGCAGCGTCCTGATCGCGACGCAGGGCCTGGGGCCgttccgcgagcggaggagggaGGCGGTGCTGCGCTACGTGCGCATGGTGTCGAGCAGTGTGGCGCTGCCGGCCGACGCGGCGGAGGCCTGGCGTGCGGGGGAGATCGGGAACAGGCATGCAATGAAGGTGGTGGCCTCGTTCCGGACGCGGTCCGATATTGGCGGCTGGTTGCACTACACGTTCCGGACGCGGCGCCACTGCAACATCGTCGTGGGTGCGCCGCCCGCCGGGGTGCTGTTGGCCAGCAGCTGCACCTCCAAGCACTGA
- the LOC135626433 gene encoding proteasome subunit beta type-4-like: MEVVAVKDSAISENGTERTLYPYVTGTSVIGMKYKDGVILAADMGGSYGSTLRYKSVERIKHIGKHSLLGASGEISDFQEILRYLDELILYDNMWDDGNSLGPKEVHNYLTRVMYNRRNKFNPLWNSLVLGGVKNGQKYLGMVGMIGTHFEDNHVATGFGNHLARPILRAEWREDLSFEEAVKLLEKCLLVLLYRDRSAINKFQIAKITDEGVTISQPYALKTYWGFSAFQNPSKGAEGSW, encoded by the exons ATGGAG GTGGTGGCCGTGAAGGACTCGGCGATCTCGGAAAATGGAACTGAAAGGACCTT GTATCCGTATGTGACTGGTACATCAGTGATAGGcatgaaatataaagatggtgTTATTTTGGCTGCTGACATGGGAG GTTCCTATGGATCCACTTTACGATACAAGAGTGTAGAGCGTATAAAACACATTGGTAAACATTCTCTTCTTGGAGCAAGTGGAGAAATCAGTGATTTCCAGGAGATTTTGCGTTATCTTGATGAGCTCAT CCTGTATGATAACATGTGGGATGATGGGAATTCGCTTGGTCCAAAGGAGGTTCACAACTACCTCACTCGGGTGATGTATAACAGGCGTAATAAGTTCAATCCTCTTTGGAATTCACTTGTTCTTGGTGGAGTGAAGAATGGCCAGAAGTATCTTGGCATG GTTGGCATGATTGGCACACATTTTGAGGACAATCATGTTGCTACTGGATTTGGAAATCATCTTGCAAGGCCAATACTTCGTGCTGAATGGCGTGAGGATTTGAGCTTTGAAGAGGCTGTTAAGTTGCTGGAGAAGTGCTTGCTTGTGCTCTTATATCGTGATAGATCAGCAATTAATAAGTTTCAG ATTGCGAAGATAACCGATGAAGGGGTGACCATCTCTCAGCCATATGCCCTGAAGACCTATTGGGGTTTCTCTGCCTTCCAAAACCCAAGCAAGGGAGCTGAGGGATCATGGTAA